One region of Astyanax mexicanus isolate ESR-SI-001 chromosome 15, AstMex3_surface, whole genome shotgun sequence genomic DNA includes:
- the tekt3 gene encoding tektin-3 — protein sequence MELIGSTQTATYTRPKTSNFLPAISTTASSYRNFPPALTANQNANMPWRTNTYFRSGSAIPSILSSSQRDNLELVRAKTMFYPSNRAAMSTRYMPDDWFKSNYNNYRESESSRNSAERLRRDTLRLIQDRDQITRWTQESTSKNLGERLNDITFWRSELHHEIDNMVSEIAALTEVKRRLERALAETEGPLQTSQECLFHREKRMSIDLVHDGVEKDLIKEVEVIKSCQERMRRSLDKAIAQLASNRAAQHELERDLNDKVTAQRIDDRCHQMRNTSDGISYYRGIDRLDPSLSLPDSWSKFTDDNILLSQSERSTSHKLRDEIEVLLNTTANEMWNQFNSANVSFTNRISEMAEAKNSLQTHLAKTLQEIFQTEMLIETLKKAIRDKENPLKVAQTRLEERTRRPNVELCRDNPHHRLVGEVREIEDSIYKLRERLAEAENTLQNLVKTKVTLEHDISVKANSLFLDQEKCMSMRRSFPSTPRLVGYT from the exons ATGGAGCTGATTGGATCCACGCAGACGGCCACGTACACGCGGCCCAAGACCAGCAACTTCCTACCTGCCATTTCCACCACAGCGTCCAGCTACAGGAACTTCCCGCCAGCCTTAACCGCCAACCAGAACGCCAACATGCCCTGGAGGACTAACACCTACTTCAGGAGCGGAAGTGCTATTCCCTCCATCCTGTCCTCCTCCCAGAGAGACAACCTGGAGCTGGTCCGGGCCAAGACCATGTTCTACCCCTCCAACAGGGCGGCGATGAGCACGCGCTACATGCCGGACGACTGGTTCAAATCCAACTACAACAACTACAGGGAGTCCGAGTCGTCCAGGAACAGCGCGGAGAGGCTGCGGAGGGATACGCTCAGACTGATCCAGGACCGAGACCAGATCACCCGCTGGACACAGGAGAGCACCAGCAAGAACCTCGGAGAGAGGCTGAACGACATCACCTTCTGGAGGTCTGAGCTGCACCACGAGATCGATAACATGGTGTCAGAGATAGCAGCGCTAACCGAGGTGAAGAGGAGGCTGGAGAGAGCGCTCGCCGAGACCGAGGGGCCACTGCAG ACGTCGCAAGAATGCCTGTTCCACAGAGAGAAGAGAATGTCCATTGACCTCGTTCATGATGGTGTAGAAAAAGACCTGATCAAG GAAGTGGAGGTGATAAAGTCGTGTCaggagaggatgaggaggagtcTGGACAAGGCTATCGCTCAGCTAGC GTCAAATCGAGCAGCTCAGCATGAACTAGAGAGAGATCTGAATGATAAGGTAACGGCTCAGCGGATCGACGACAGGTGTCACCAGATGAGGAACACTTCAGATGGAATCAGCTACTACAGAGGCATCGATCGCCTCGATCCATC CCTGAGTTTACCCGATTCCTGGTCCAAATTCACGGACGACAACATCCTGCTCTCTCAGAGCGAACGATCCACATCCCACAAACTCCGAGACGAGATCGAGGTTCTCCTCAACACCACCGCGAACGAGATGTGGAACCAGTTCAACTCCGCCAACGTGTCCTTCACCAACCGCATATCTGAAATGGCTGAGGCCAAGAACAGCCTGCAGACTCATTTGGCGAAG ACTCTTCAGGAGATCTTCCAGACCGAGATGCTCATTGAAACCTTGAAAAAAGCCATTCGAGATAAGGAGAACCCTCTGAAAGTGGCTCAGACCCGTCTGGAGGAGAGAACCCGCCGACCCAACGTAGAACTCTGTAGAGACAATCCACACCACAG GCTGGTGGGTGAGGTGAGGGAGATCGAGGACTCGATCTATAAGCTGAGGGAGAGGCTGGCGGAGGCTGAGAACACTCTGCAGAACCTGGTGAAGACTAAAGTCACTCTGGAGCATGACATCTCAGTCAAGGCCAACTCCCTGTTCCTGGATCAGGAGAAATGCATGAGCATGAGGAGAAGCTTCCCCAGCACCCCACGTCTGGTGGGCTATACCTAA